In the genome of Streptomyces sp. V2I9, one region contains:
- a CDS encoding ABC transporter substrate-binding protein, protein MRGAKSAKWVAGAAVIALAATACGGGDSGSDKKNTSGQPAGYVSIDVGEPQKPLMPADTNESNGSYVIQSLFTQLLDFDDKGEIVLTNAESVETEDSKTWTVKLKAGWKFHNGEAVTAQSYIDAWNWYANVENKQQNAFWFSDIKGYADVHPEKGAPKSDKMSGLKAVDDTTFTIELTDKVPYFNYKLGYATFAPLPKVFYDDPKAFGQKPIGNGPYTFEKWTHKKLIQVKAWPEYQGPNKAANKGIQFKNYSTVEAAYSDVISGNLDMIRQVGPRDLPKYKADLGDGAIDQPYAAIQTLTPAFYSKTFKDIDPKVLQGLSMAIDRETITKTVLNGTRIPATSFTPPQVKGNQTLDSDVLKFNPAKAKELIKAGGGVPENKFSIQYNADGGHKEWVTAVCESIRNATGVDCVGDAKPDFPTDLEARDNNEVKGFYRGGWVADYPVNVNFLKELYHSKAESNNGRFSDKEIDDLMAKGDKADSLEASVAAYQEVEKKLVDKMPAIPLWYYAINGGHGKNVDNVKVDFHGDLELTGVTTK, encoded by the coding sequence ATGCGCGGTGCCAAGAGCGCCAAGTGGGTCGCGGGAGCGGCCGTCATCGCCCTGGCCGCGACTGCCTGTGGCGGCGGCGACAGTGGTAGCGACAAGAAGAACACGTCGGGTCAGCCCGCCGGGTACGTCTCGATCGACGTCGGTGAGCCCCAGAAGCCTCTGATGCCGGCCGACACGAACGAGAGCAACGGCTCCTACGTCATCCAGTCGCTGTTCACGCAGCTGCTGGACTTCGACGACAAGGGCGAGATCGTTCTCACGAACGCCGAGTCCGTCGAGACCGAGGACTCCAAGACCTGGACGGTCAAGCTCAAGGCCGGCTGGAAGTTCCACAACGGCGAGGCCGTGACCGCGCAGTCGTACATCGACGCGTGGAACTGGTACGCCAACGTCGAGAACAAGCAGCAGAACGCGTTCTGGTTCTCCGACATCAAGGGCTACGCGGACGTCCACCCCGAGAAGGGTGCGCCGAAGTCCGACAAGATGTCGGGTCTGAAGGCCGTGGACGACACCACGTTCACGATCGAGCTGACCGACAAGGTCCCGTACTTCAACTACAAGCTCGGCTACGCGACCTTCGCGCCGCTGCCCAAGGTCTTCTACGACGACCCGAAGGCGTTCGGCCAGAAGCCGATCGGCAACGGCCCGTACACGTTCGAGAAGTGGACCCACAAGAAGCTCATCCAGGTCAAGGCCTGGCCCGAGTACCAGGGTCCGAACAAGGCTGCCAACAAGGGCATCCAGTTCAAGAACTACTCGACCGTCGAGGCCGCGTACTCGGACGTCATCTCCGGCAACCTGGACATGATCCGCCAGGTCGGCCCGCGTGACCTCCCGAAGTACAAGGCGGACCTCGGTGACGGCGCGATCGACCAGCCGTACGCCGCGATCCAGACGCTGACCCCGGCGTTCTACTCGAAGACGTTCAAGGACATCGACCCCAAGGTCCTCCAGGGTCTGTCCATGGCGATCGACCGTGAGACCATCACGAAGACCGTCCTGAACGGCACCCGCATCCCGGCGACGAGCTTCACGCCCCCGCAGGTCAAGGGCAACCAGACGCTCGACTCGGACGTCCTGAAGTTCAACCCGGCCAAGGCCAAGGAGCTCATCAAGGCCGGCGGCGGCGTCCCGGAGAACAAGTTCTCCATCCAGTACAACGCCGACGGTGGGCACAAGGAGTGGGTGACCGCTGTCTGCGAGTCCATCCGCAACGCCACCGGGGTCGACTGCGTGGGCGACGCCAAGCCGGACTTCCCGACCGACCTCGAAGCGCGTGACAACAACGAGGTCAAGGGCTTCTACCGCGGTGGCTGGGTGGCCGACTACCCCGTCAACGTGAACTTCCTCAAGGAGCTCTACCACTCCAAGGCGGAGTCGAACAACGGTCGCTTCAGCGACAAGGAGATCGACGACCTGATGGCGAAGGGTGACAAGGCCGACTCGCTCGAGGCCTCCGTCGCCGCCTACCAGGAGGTCGAGAAGAAGCTGGTCGACAAGATGCCGGCCATCCCGCTCTGGTACTACGCCATCAACGGCGGCCACGGCAAGAACGTCGACAACGTCAAGGTCGACTTCCACGGTGACCTCGAACT
- the typA gene encoding translational GTPase TypA, which translates to MPTRHDIRNVAIVAHVDHGKTTLVDAMLKQAGSFAAHAAESLDDRMMDSNDLEREKGITILAKNTAVKYHPKDGGDPITINIIDTPGHADFGGEVERGLSMVDAVVLLVDASEGPLPQTRFVLRKALSAKMPVILCINKTDRPDSRIAEVVDETYDLFLDLDADEDQIEFPIVYACARDGVASLTKPEDGTVPQDSDSLEPFFNTILAHVPAPEFDADAPLQAHVTNLDADNFLGRIALCRVEQGELRKGQTVTWIKRDGTMSNVRVTELLMTEALTRKPAEVAGPGDICAVAGFPDIMIGETLADPENPIALPLITVDEPAISMTIGTNTSPLVGKGGKGHKVTARQVKDRLDRELIGNVSLRVLDTERPDAWEVQGRGELALAILVEQMRREGFELTVGKPEVVTKQIDGKTHEPIERMTIDSPEEHLGAITQLMATRKGRMETMTNHGSGWVRMEWIVPSRGLIGFRTEFLTQTRGTGIAHSIFEGHEPWFGELRTRHNGSLVADRSGSVTPFAMVNLQERGTIFTEAGTEVYEGMIVGENSRADDMDVNITKEKKLTNMRAASADNTENVVPARKLSLEQSLEFCREDECIEVTPETVRIRKVVLDQRERSRAASRAKHG; encoded by the coding sequence ATGCCCACGCGCCACGACATCCGTAACGTAGCCATCGTCGCCCACGTCGACCACGGCAAGACCACGCTGGTCGACGCCATGCTCAAGCAGGCCGGCTCCTTCGCCGCCCACGCTGCCGAGTCGCTCGACGACCGCATGATGGACTCGAACGACCTGGAGCGTGAGAAGGGCATCACGATCCTCGCCAAGAACACGGCGGTGAAGTATCACCCCAAGGACGGCGGGGACCCGATCACGATCAACATCATCGACACCCCCGGCCACGCCGACTTCGGTGGCGAGGTCGAGCGGGGCCTGTCGATGGTGGACGCCGTCGTGCTGCTCGTCGACGCCTCCGAGGGCCCGCTGCCCCAGACCCGCTTCGTGCTGCGCAAGGCGCTCTCCGCGAAGATGCCGGTCATCCTCTGCATCAACAAGACGGACCGCCCCGACTCCCGGATCGCCGAGGTCGTCGACGAGACGTACGACCTGTTCCTGGACCTGGACGCGGACGAGGACCAGATCGAGTTCCCGATCGTCTACGCCTGCGCCCGTGACGGCGTGGCCTCGCTGACCAAGCCCGAGGACGGCACCGTCCCGCAGGACAGCGACAGCCTGGAGCCGTTCTTCAACACGATCCTGGCGCACGTCCCGGCCCCCGAGTTCGACGCGGACGCGCCGCTCCAGGCCCACGTCACCAACCTGGACGCCGACAACTTCCTCGGCCGTATCGCGCTCTGCCGCGTCGAGCAGGGCGAGCTGCGCAAGGGCCAGACCGTCACCTGGATCAAGCGCGACGGCACCATGTCCAACGTGCGCGTCACCGAGCTGCTGATGACCGAGGCGCTCACCCGCAAGCCCGCCGAGGTGGCGGGCCCCGGCGACATCTGCGCCGTGGCCGGATTCCCGGACATCATGATCGGCGAGACCCTGGCCGACCCCGAGAACCCGATCGCGCTCCCGCTGATCACGGTCGACGAGCCCGCCATCTCCATGACCATCGGCACCAACACCTCGCCGCTCGTCGGCAAGGGCGGCAAGGGCCACAAGGTCACCGCCCGCCAGGTGAAGGACCGCCTCGACCGCGAGCTGATCGGTAACGTCTCGCTCCGCGTCCTGGACACCGAGCGCCCCGACGCCTGGGAGGTCCAGGGCCGCGGTGAGCTGGCGCTCGCCATCCTGGTCGAGCAGATGCGCCGCGAGGGCTTCGAGCTGACCGTCGGCAAGCCCGAGGTCGTCACCAAGCAGATCGACGGCAAGACGCACGAGCCGATCGAGCGCATGACGATCGACTCGCCCGAGGAGCACCTCGGCGCCATCACCCAGCTCATGGCGACCCGCAAGGGCCGCATGGAGACCATGACGAACCACGGCTCCGGCTGGGTCCGCATGGAGTGGATCGTCCCGTCCCGCGGCCTCATCGGCTTCCGTACGGAGTTCCTGACCCAGACCCGCGGCACCGGCATCGCGCACTCCATCTTCGAGGGCCACGAGCCGTGGTTCGGCGAGCTGCGCACCCGTCACAACGGCTCGCTGGTGGCGGACCGTTCGGGCTCGGTCACGCCGTTCGCCATGGTCAACCTCCAGGAGCGCGGCACCATCTTCACCGAGGCCGGCACCGAGGTGTACGAGGGCATGATCGTCGGCGAGAACTCGCGCGCCGACGACATGGACGTGAACATCACCAAGGAGAAGAAGCTCACCAACATGCGTGCGGCCTCCGCGGACAACACGGAGAACGTGGTCCCGGCCCGCAAGCTGTCGCTGGAGCAGTCCCTGGAGTTCTGCCGCGAGGACGAGTGCATCGAGGTGACCCCGGAGACCGTGCGTATCCGCAAGGTCGTCCTCGACCAGCGCGAGCGCAGCCGCGCCGCCTCCCGCGCCAAGCACGGCTGA